From the Cucumis sativus cultivar 9930 chromosome 5, Cucumber_9930_V3, whole genome shotgun sequence genome, the window GCTACCGCTACCAGATGGTTCGAAGACCCAAGCATTCTGGCGTCGAATCTCAGCCTCTTCTTCAGGTGTAAAATCATTCGTTATGTTAAAGATCTTCCGAATCTCCTCCGGACTCTTTCCGGAGATCTTATCAGCGACACATTGGCAAGTTGCATGGAATAAATCGGTAACTTCCAGGTAATTCGCAGCCATTATAAGCTCAAACAACAAATCCAAATCCAGATCCTCCAAGAACTTAGTTTTCCAAGCATGGAGAGCTTCCTCCGCTAATTTTTCCTCGACATGCATCACAATCCACTCGATCACCATCCCCAGCAATCTTCCACTAATATTCGGAAGCGGAATCGTGATTTCATCGTTATTTGAATCATCCTCTTCAAGAAAGATACGAACCACCACGGATTGCTTCGCTACCTCCTCACTCACCTTGAAAATCTCGTTCTCAGATGATCTTAGGTTAACAATCCTCATATTGATAATCAATCAAAGAATGGAATTGAAGAAACAGAGATTAATTTGGGAATTGCTTGAGGATCAATGAATTGATGAATTGATTCGATGAATGGCCGTATTTATAGGGGTTAGGGTTTTTGATCAATTCCCAAATCACATTCCTTTTCGGAATTTAATTCTAAAGATTTTTTAATggaaatcataataataatattaactttccttatttattattttctgttCGAAAATTTCGTGAGAAAAatctaaactttatatttatttatttaattaattattaaaatttgatgtaatttcctttaaaacactttccaaaatttaaattccttatatggattcaatttttagtttaatatttataattttggtgTGATTaactaattcaaatattttttttgtttcaaatttgattgaaatttgggtaaaaaataaacaaattgaacCAATTCTATTTTCGAACACATAACTacatctaattaattattattaatatcattaaacaaatgaatttattagaTGAATTAACTTAATTCTAATATACAAATATGGATACTAttgatgatttttaatttaagttaaatttggaATCTTTGGTGTCGCATATTAAGGGACATTGttgataattcaaatattataagttACATTTACTTTACAATAAAGAATTATTAATGTAACCATATAAGGTCACACAACTTCTTCAATATGactaaaatcaataataataataataaagtttgaaaaggctctataatatttttataccTTCATCTCATAACAATAGAATTTTGTTCATTCCTATTCCTAAGAAAGCCAGCATGGAACTCAAGAATTGGGTAcagaaataaaaggaaacaaaaacaaaaaaggcttttgaaaaaatttgaatccCGTTCAAAGTTCATTACAAAGATGGTTGTGCGAGCTTGGTTGGAGATTTGTGTTCGATCTATG encodes:
- the LOC101209121 gene encoding SKP1-like protein 14, with translation MRIVNLRSSENEIFKVSEEVAKQSVVVRIFLEEDDSNNDEITIPLPNISGRLLGMVIEWIVMHVEEKLAEEALHAWKTKFLEDLDLDLLFELIMAANYLEVTDLFHATCQCVADKISGKSPEEIRKIFNITNDFTPEEEAEIRRQNAWVFEPSGSGSGSTSGSK